The nucleotide window gagagagagagagagagagagagatagagagagagagagagagagagagagagagacggaCACCTACAAACGTATTAAATGTATCGCATCATCATTTCATTTCGGACAATTGGCACAAAAAATGGAATCTCTTCTCAACTTCAATTTGAATATCTTGACAAAGAAGAGAACAACCACAAACCGAAGAGTTTTGTACGATCTTTAAAATCCTAATTCGGGGTAGGGGTGTTCGGGGGCGTTGGAGTGTTGTGTAGACTTGTGCATGACTCAACCCAAAATAAATTGAGGACGAGCGTAGTGTTTTACTGTTAATGCTCATATTTCGCtatgtgttcttttcattcacTACTACTGTTAgcagtgaggggggggggggggggatacctAATGTCGTGTTCGTCAAGCAGACGCCATAATAACCGGAACTCAAACTGCTTTATTCTACTTTTAGAACCAAcaacataaacaatataaatccGGATAACAGTCGACTGACTGTCGAATACACAATACATGACATCCTCtcttttcaaattcaaagaaatCAAGTAAACTCAATACAAGTAATGAAAAAGTTCTGAATCAATAAGTCACTTAACACATACAAGAAAGCTGCAAATGAACTACATGACATTTAAGAATGTCCATGACAATTATGCCCGTTTCACAAGAAATGATAATTCACATTAAACTGTCTGCATAACATAGTCTGCGTATTTGCCAGGAGCTTTGATAGTACGTCCCGATCGCGTTTTGTTCAGTTCTTGCGGTGGAGTTGGAAACGATAGAGTTTGTTTTGGACGGGTACATCGAGCTTGTTCGGTTTCGCGGTCACAGTTCGGATGTTCACTAGCATTGTCGCTGTTCGGACGAGTAGTTCCTGGAATCTGTTGAGAAACACTGTCGGGAAGCTGAAAGTCAAATCCTTCGACTTCGGATGTTTCTTTAATcgattttgtttgtttcataCTGCTTCGGTTGCGACGGTATTGCTTTCCTTCACAtgacacgataaacgatttcgGTTGGTGATGTTTTGACTCGATGTTGGCATGTTTCCACGAATTTTGTACTTTCAACATTACACGGTCTCCTGCTTGCAGATCTGGTAGGTTCTTGGTTGCATTCCTGTcgtgaaatcttttaaagtttAGCTGTCTAGATTTCAATTTCTCATGAGTGTCATTGTTCATGGAACGCAAAAGTTTTGCCGTTGtcggtaattttgttttcagacgACGTCCTAGAAACATCTGTGCTGGTGATTTTCCTAGTCCTTGAATTTCCGTGTTACGGTAATCCATTAATGCTATGTACGGATCTTTGTTTTTCTTGAGAATCCGTTTGACGGTTTGTACCATCCTCTCCGCTTGTCCATTTGATTTTGGATACAACGGACTTGATGTGGTGTGGGTGAATCCATATTCCTTTGTGAAATCCTTGAACTCCTTGCTTGTATACTGCGTACCATTGTCGGATACTAGTTCATCCGGGATTCCATATTTTGAATACATGCTTTTGAGCGAGTTCACAACTTGACATTATGACAAGTCCTTTAGAATCTTGATCTCCGGCCACTTAGAGTAGTAATCGACCGCAATTATGTAATGATTTTGCTGGTATGCAAATATGTCGGACGCGATCTTGGACCATGGACGGTCCGGCAACTCTGTACATATCATTGGTTCCTTAGGATTTGAATTCTGTACTTCTGCACAAATATGACACTTTGAAACTTTGTCCTCAATCTGTGCTGCCATACCTGGCCAGTACATACACTCTCGCGCTCGGCTCTTGCATTTCACTATTCCGAGATGTGATTCATGCACCAAGTCCAACATTTTCTGTTGCATCGACTTCGGAATCAAGAGTTTACTGCCTTTGAACAGTAGTCCATCCACATGTGATATCTCATCACGAAATGACCAATACGGAATAAGAGTCGATTGCAAGTTTTGCTTGGCTTCAGGCCAACCTGACAATACTGTGTGTAGAAGCTGTTGCAAAGTAGAATCACGTAGTGTTTCTTGTTGAAATTCGGTATAGCGGTCTTTCGACATTGGTAGATGTTGGTTAAGCGTGATGCTATTGACATCAACTTCGGGTACCAGTTCTTCTGTAGTTTCATCTAGGTAGTGGCGACTCAAAGCATCAGCGATAAACATGAGTTTCCCAGGTTTGTATTCTATCTTTAAGTCATATTTCTGGACTGCAAGAAGTAGTCTTTGTAAACGCATAGGAGCTGCTAAGAGCGGTTTACGAAATATTGACTCCAATGGTTTATGATCTGATTCCACAGTTATCTGTCTTCCATAGATGTAATGGTGAAACTTATGACATCCAAATACCACTGCTAAGGCTTCCTTCTCTATTTGTGCGTAGTTCCTTTGGGCCGCTGTGAGTGCTCTTGAGGCGTACGCGATGGGTCTACCCTGCTGTAAGATAGTAGCACCAGTAAGAGACTCCATCTGTTTTCTTTGAGTGTTTATGTCAAAGAATATTCACGAAATAACTTTCGATGGCTTATCGTAGACGTGATTTTTTTCACATTCTGACACCATGTCGTGTTCGTCAAGCAGACGCCATAATAACCAGAACTCAAACTGCTTTATTCTACTTTTAGAACCAAcaacataaacaatataaatccGGATAACAGTCGACTGACTGTCGAATACACAATACATGACACCTAataaatcttttatttgcataacaaaataacaaataattgtCATTGTCAAAATAGCACGGTGAAACCCTCCCTCCTTCCATGATTGTGTGTGtagtgtgtgtatgtgtgttcgTTACAAAGTTCAATGTTCAATAAGAAATATCATGTATAGCAAAAAAAGTCTGAAAAGGTCCAGTACCACACAGTCTGAAGGGGCCGTTGCTTAAAGAAAGAAACAAAGGTTGGTTTTTGTACTGCACAATTTTGAAATCCATTAGAATTGCACATTTTCTTGCATTCACAAGAAAATATCTATGATAATATCTTATCGTTATATCATCAATTTAAGTCAAATATCTTCATTTTATGTTtgatcaaatgacaatgtgCATAGGCGAAAATATCAATTGCACGACGATAAACAATGCCTCCCGACTGTAGGGTAATACCACTAGTATTCCGTGCAAGTCGAGTTGAATAAGCTTACCCCTTCCTTTTTCGGCAAGAGTCCTCATTCGTCGAGGACTCcatttttgttttggaaaatCATCGGAAAGTTTCCGTTATGCCTTTACACCGTGAATGTGTTGATAGCGATTAACTACCCGCTTATCGACACCTTTCATTTCCTGCAAAGATAATTTCTCAGCATTTCTTTAAATTACGAGTCAATAATTACCTGaattaaatattgaatatcagAAATATAGCAGTCACAGCCATATTGAATCCCGAGGAAAATTTTGTCAAATATCACGGTACAccttttgtaaaattaattagcGGTAACTCAAgctttattttcttataacaaTTGGGATTGGGATCCAGAAAGAGAAGATGTTTCCGATGTCCCATGCCCAATGTCCTAATTCCTCATCAAACATGATTAATAGAATGCTCGGATTGCCTATGTCGGCCATTTGTGAGTTTAATATTCACAATGAACTTTTTATTGAATTGCATATATATTCCGTCTGGCATGTAACAGAAAGGCGCGATATAAAAATGAGTATTCTGTTAGTCGTGTCCATTtgaaatgctgaatttttaacattaattcaattcaGAGTATTgaaacaactttttttttttcatttttactttgTGGGTTTTTGTTTCAATAATTTCAATCTTCAAAGAAGAATTTAGAATACTTTATTTCTGAAACTGTAAATTTTCGAACTCTTAAACATTTATAACTCCAATATAAGATGGCTTTAAATGCAATTTGAAACCGAATATGAAAATCTCAACTAACAGGTGTGTTCATGATTAGGGTAtaagcaaggtgaagataacgaacagtgatcaatctacaGTGATGTATACTATATCCTAAGTATGTCTTGTCTATAGCTATGTCTTAGGACACAGCTTAGTCTTAAGTTAGTTTCTTTAAACCTTCTTAAATCTAAGGCCTCGCTATAAATTCGTCCTAACTTTAGGACAGCATAAATCATCTTAAGTTTGTTAACAAGGCGGCAGCCATTATATTGATGCGGAGAACTGATAAAATCTATAAACGGGTATTTAGAGACATCAAAAACTCTCTAGATTACTTAAATGATAATGCTATCGTCAGTAAGTATATACTTTCATAGTCGTTAATAATCCATTTGTACAACATGTTGGAGGTATACGACATAGACCTGTTGTATGATTAAGTATCATTAAGATTCCACGCAACTGGTAGCTTGTAGTCAGTTATCGGGGAAGTTCACAACATATCTAGAACTAGTGTAAGCTGAGTCATAACTTATATGAACCGATGCCTGATACAGATATCTCAAGAGAGCATCGCGATGCCATTTGATTAAccaatgatcactgttcgttgtcttcacctttctttaCGATTTCCAATGGTACTATTGATGTtttggtcccgtggggatccgggttagaatagatccccagtaccccttgcttgccgtaaatggcgattaaatggggcggtccttcgaatgaaaCCGGAAAAaaagaggtcccgtgtcgcagaaGATGTGACAAGATAAAAAtttctccctgctcaatggccataagcggcgagaataggcctaaattttgcagacctttaccggcaatggtgacgtctccatatgagtaatatattctcgagagggacgttaagcaatattcaatcagtcaatcaattgatgttttggttccagctggcAAAtgttgtaacaacattgtctttgtttgttagACTAAGTAATACAACTGTTTTTTAAACTAACCtggcattaattccatttttggtaatcgtacttatactccaactgccctctCAAAAGAGGAAATTCTTAacaccatgcttcagttttcgACACATTTagtatcccagtcaatgggtaggatgaatatgagttaccgtacctattctggattcctaaacttcataaaaactcttatgcttactcctcctaggcacctgatcccacttatggtatatccaggtgtccgtgtttgccaacctctcaactgattcgatacttaagaacttgttttgcgtatgatcagttttttaaatccaggcaggctactgacaaacaagttgatggtgcaggggttttaacaatctcgtttaaaatcagcattttgcaaattctatggtcgctataacaatctagtttgccaatatagcctatcattgggtcaaatgctgtctgacctgtttcataccgattgtactTATCCCAAAACggcgttttaaatatctgaccCTGTTCTTAGCatctatactgactttgtacgtAGGTGGAACTTATATGTTGGGGCGCTTTTTCCTCctaagtgtacattaaatctattaaatgttcattaatatgttttaaatattatgtggtattcaacagtcgcttgtctttttcctttttccactaaattgtaatcgatgtcggatgacagaaacttgcgggagtttttattcccctccccctaactaactgaatttaaattttcatccgacattgatttcgtcccttagggcagttatgtttatttcagagttcgttgctatttctgtgctttatatatagacatttcaaacacaatatgcattttgtatgatcctctaaaatttacgataaataactgtatcgtGTGCCaacgtggcgagaattccatcgtcatcgaaaacaagtgttgtcttgaatagatggccgggcggtctagcgcgctgttcgcatgctgctaggagatatggttccgcaggtcgtgagcccaagactaattaaaaagagtaactactcgattttacatcaaatcatgatactatgcgcaagtgtttacttacattgatttttattatttatattatcaatgttttattatcattattattacccatgaatgactccccaaacctgaatttgaaaaagaaaagcaaaaatactttacttacttagttttataaaagtttttaatacaaaacgcttgctcaaatgatgaagatacaaaataactgaaacttttaacccgaatggctttccatactttcttttttaacaaccgtaattcccccttgtaaattgacactaattctttaagatttcatttataattgattattcataacttctaaagtaaatattgtgttttataattaaaattaattcagtagagggtcaaacaaaatattttgaagctttattcgcgaaagttccccgggaatggaagtcggcaaagaatatgagatgctgaacaatattgtatgtatatagaaggtcttaaaatcacctttttaatacaactgttaagctgtttaatcgcgttttttattacatgcactttagatcgttgtgtataactttattccgatgactttcacagttaagttactcccctttacgtgtacggcgtgccgtaaacaccacaaaatatcgatggtttactaaaatatttaagtctaaattttaaatatttcccattgtccgattttgtccgattttttgtatgttgttaatcacgcttttgtttattaaattctgtcgagtttgtttctgttgcaattactttgaggtgatttgctagattgactagactactAGGGAAGTCAAACCCCGTGCTTTCGATGACGACTGAATTCTCGCCAGGCTGTCACTTGCTGCGTGGTCATGAAGAATGgaacacaggtgcttgggttcaggacccacCCCACTCcatccgaataagctacatgagttgatttaattggttgaaaatatttctaatacatgtcaacaacgtcATGCATACTCATaaatccaaaataattcaaaataagcccttttagaAAAATACCATCACTGATTATTATAACAGTAGTGTTATAATAACTCTTCTAGcttattcgggggggggggggggggggggtcctggacccaagcacctgtgatatggagaagtcaccaagACCAgagaaggacttcaaatttaggtctttgCTCGCAGCTTACCGCCAatgagcagtgagggttgtttagcgtgtcacacctactgtgacacagggcatccgtatttaaggtcatatccgaggaccggtgacattcacaccagatgccgagcgtttggcgatggaactgtcactacctgttttaacgacttacaATGTAGGGCTttcgcagccgggattcgaacaaAGTCCCTGAAACCTTCTggattttaaaacatgtatagggcttgaaatatgttataGATGTAATAGTCATATTTGCTTATGTCTGTCAATTTaacaaggtgaaattaataaaatgatacaaattttaagggttcggggaaaaaatgtaaattatccCAATAAAGGTAattcaatatatcaaaacattttgtcGTTTACTTTTTCGAGAGTGTATacaattattgcttcttttatcgtttagattatttctaaacaagagacaaAAAGTtaccttaaattaaaaaaaaaaaaaaataggaggAAGGGTGGCTACGCCACTCCGTAAATCCATCATCGTATTTAAAGTATATAGACCACGTGATATCAGCCTCGTTGTCTTGATATAGAACTTGATATTTACAACGATAcgcataatttgtaatataaatttaAATCTTTTAAGGAACAAAAAAATGTCAATGCAGAAGCTGAGGGTGGGTGGCTGTAATCTATGttgttagagcatcgcgctcaaaatcatacggcctctcacctctgtcggcgcgggttcgaatcccgctcgcaccggtaagtgggaaagtttcccagtttactttcggaaggtcggtggtctcttcccaggtacattatatctgagttctctcttccaccaataaaaactgggcgccaccatataactgaaaaattgttgagtgtggcggaaaacatcaatcaatcaatatggtGTGAAAAGCTCAAAATG belongs to Ostrea edulis chromosome 7, xbOstEdul1.1, whole genome shotgun sequence and includes:
- the LOC130047592 gene encoding uncharacterized protein K02A2.6-like, yielding MYSKYGIPDELVSDNGTQYTSKEFKDFTKEYGFTHTTSSPLYPKSNGQAERMVQTVKRILKKNKDPYIALMDYRNTEIQGLGKSPAQMFLGRRLKTKLPTTAKLLRSMNNDTHEKLKSRQLNFKRFHDRNATKNLPDLQAGDRVMLKVQNSWKHANIESKHHQPKSFIVSCEGKQYRRNRSSMKQTKSIKETSEVEGFDFQLPDSVSQQIPGTTRPNSDNASEHPNCDRETEQARCTRPKQTLSFPTPPQELNKTRSGRTIKAPGKYADYVMQTV